The proteins below are encoded in one region of Podarcis raffonei isolate rPodRaf1 chromosome 6, rPodRaf1.pri, whole genome shotgun sequence:
- the SRSF6 gene encoding serine/arginine-rich splicing factor 6, protein MPRVYIGRLSYHVREKDLQRFFSGYGRLLEVDLKNGYGFVEFEDSRDAEDAVYELNGKDLCGERVIVEHARGPRRDRDGYSYSSRSGGGYSSRRASGRDKYGPPVRTEYRLIVENLSSRCSWQDLKDFMRQAGEVTYADAHKERTNEGVIEFRSYSDMKRALDKLDGTEINGRKIRLVEDKPRSSHRRSYSGSRSRSRSRRRSRSRSRRSSRSRSRSASKSRSRSKSRSRSKDRSRSRSKSRKSRSKSKSKMKSDRGSQSRSRSKEKSEKSRSRSRSVSRSPKENGKGEAKSKSRSRSRSRSNSPMQDEPAKARSESPPKRNESRSRSRSHSKSRSRSRSSSQD, encoded by the exons ATGCCGCGCGTCTATATCGGCCGCCTGAGCTACCATGTGCGGGAAAAGGACCTGCAGCGCTTCTTCAGCGGCTACGGCCGCTTGCTCGAGGTCGACTTGAAAAACGG GTATGGGTTTGTGGAATTCGAGGATTCCCGGGACGCGGAGGACGCCGTTTACGAGCTGAACGGCAAGGACCTGTGCGGGGAGCGGGTGATCGTGGAGCACGCCCGCGGCCCCCGCCGGGACAGGGACGGCTACAGCTACAGCAGCCGCA GTGGAGGAGGATATAGCAGTCGAAGAGCATCAGGAAGAGATAAATATGGACCACCTGTTCGCACAGAATACAGATTAATTGTTGAAAACCTTTCCAGTCGCTGTAGTTGGCAGGATTTGAAA GATTTTATGAGGCAAGCTGGTGAGGTAACCTATGCGGATGCTCACAAAGAACGCACAAATGAAGGAGTAATTGAATTCCGTTCTTACTCTGACATGAAGCGTGCTCTGGACAAATTGGATGGTACAGAGATAAATGGACGAAAGATCAGGCTGGTTGAAGACAAGCCACGATCAAGCCATAGACGATCTTATTCTGGCAGTAGATCAAG gTCCCGTTCCAGAAGGAGATCACGTAGTAGAAGTCGTAGGAGCAGCCGCAGTAGATCCCGTAGTGCCTCAAAAAGCCGATCTCG CTCTAAATCTAGGTCTCGAAGCAAAGATCGTTCACGGTCCAGATCTAAAAGTAGAAAGTCAAGATCAAAGAGCAAGTCTAAGATGAAATCTGACAGGGGTTCACAATCCCGCAGCAGATCCAAAGAGAAGTCTGAGAAGTCTCGCAGCAGATCCAGGTCGGTGTCTCGATCGCCAAAAGAAAATGGTAAAGGAGAAGCAAAGTCTAAATCAAGGTCAAGGAGCAGATCTCGTTCCAATTCGCCAATGCAGGATGAACCAGCAAAGGCACGGTCAGAATCCCCACCCAAGAGGAATGAATCGCGATCCCGGTCACGATCACATTCAAAATCCCGCTCACGTTCACGATCCAGTTCACAAGATTAA